In Helianthus annuus cultivar XRQ/B chromosome 8, HanXRQr2.0-SUNRISE, whole genome shotgun sequence, a single genomic region encodes these proteins:
- the LOC110873157 gene encoding histone H2A codes for MESTGKVKKGAAGRKAGGPRKKAVTRSVKAGLQFPVGRIGRFLKKGRYAQRVGSGAPVYLAAVLEYLAAEVLELAGNAARDNKKNRIIPRHVLLAIRNDEELGKLLAGVTIAHGGVLPNINPILLPKKTAAKEPKSPSKAAKSPKKAK; via the exons ATGGAGTCAACCGGAAAGGTGAAGAAGGGAGCCGCAGGAAGGAAAGCCGGCGGTCCAAGGAAGAAGGCGGTGACCCGTTCAGTCAAAGCCGGTCTTCAGTTCCCAGTCGGTAGAATCGGCCGGTTTTTGAAGAAAGGACGTTATGCTCAACGTGTTGGATCCGGTGCACCGGTTTACCTTGCTGCTGTCCTTGAGTATCTAGCAGCAGAA GTGTTGGAGTTGGCTGGAAATGCGGCAAGGGACAACAAGAAGAACAGAATAATCCCGAGACATGTGTTGTTGGCCATTAGGAATGATGAGGAGCTTGGAAAGCTTTTGGCTGGAGTTACCATCGCTCACGGTGGTGTTTTGCCGAATATTAACCCGATTCTTTTGCCCAAGAAGACTGCCGCTAAAGAGCCTAAGTCTCCATCGAAGGCTGCTAAATCCCCCAAGAAAGCAAAGTAG
- the LOC110873158 gene encoding putative pentatricopeptide repeat-containing protein At5g59900, whose protein sequence is MRNLHRPRSFRPLPPNPTTVPPPYPTTHLHLNTDETIVSTLTTIIRGHQSWNSSFNNTFISNNLKPHHIEKVLLKTLDDPRLALRFFNYLGLHKHFHHSTTSFCILIHSLVQSNYLWPASSLIQTLLQQTSNPNSVFEYYYNTYKNFNFSRQLGFDLLVNAYVQSKRFLDSFTVLNLMKERSLMPEVRTVSDVFNGLIRIRRFDLVLRFFDEMGIRGNAYIYTAVVRCLCELKRFDRAKEMVQWLWVEGCNGCEVNIVMYNVLIHGLCKGRRVDDAMEVMKGLGLKGLKADVVTYCSLVMGYCKLQRFETARTLVDEMVEMGFVPSEAVVSGVVDGLRRNGDGISAYGLIQDLERVEVVPNLFVYNALINSLCKEGNVVEADNLFRNMGAKGLAPNDITYSIIIDSLCKRGQLDRACALLSEMNKSGIQTSVYSYNSLINGYCKSGKLTIAESLFEDMVYEGLNPTVVTYTCLIDGYCKHRDVYNALRLYHEMTRKKIFPNTYTFTSLISGLCIANMISQASDLFQEMVNKNVTPNEITYNVMIEGYCREGNMVKAFELLDDMVEKSLKPDTYTFRSIITGLCSINKVSEAKEFVSKLNKQDYKLNEMCYSALLQGYCRSGRLDDAITACDEMAMNEIDMDVVCYSVIINGTVKQGDVAKIVYFLKEMHDRGLKPDTVLYTSLIDAFGKVGDREKAMGYWDIMISEKCHPNVVTYTVIINCLCKFGLVDKAEILCKEMLVNGIIPNHVTYGCFLDCLTNLGHIQKAVALHNVMIEGCLANTVTYNILIRGFCKMGRIQEAVEVLFEMNNNGIISPDHVSYSTIIYEYCRTGELQEAIKLWGSMIDKGLKPDIVAYNIIIHGCCVAGELTRAIDFRDDMIKRGMKPNTAVVVS, encoded by the coding sequence ATGAGAAACCTCCACCGTCCCCGTTCTTTCCGGCCACTCCCACCCAATCCCACCACCGTCCCTCCACCGTACCCCACCACCCACCTCCATCTCAACACCGACGAAACCATAGTCTCCACTCTAACCACCATCATTCGAGGCCACCAAAGCTGGAACTCATCCTTCAACAACACATTCATCTCCAACAACTTAAAACCCCACCACATCGAAAAGGTACTCCTCAAAACCCTAGACGATCCACGTCTAGCTTTACGCTTCTTCAACTACTTAGGCCTTCACAAACACTTCCACCACTCCACGACGTCGTTTTGCATCCTCATTCACTCACTCGTCCAATCCAATTACTTATGGCCTGCATCTTCACTTATCCAAACCCTCTTACAACAAACTTCAAATCCCAATTCTGTATTTGAATATTATTACAATACGTATAAGAATTTCAACTTTTCTAGACAATTAGGGTTTGATTTGTTGGTTAATGCTTATGTTCAAAGTAAAAGATTTTTGGATTCGTTTACGGTTTTGAATTTGATGAAGGAGAGGAGTTTGATGCCTGAGGTTAGAACTGTGAGTGATGTGTTTAACGGGTTGATTCGAATTAGGCGGTTCGATCTAGTTTTGAGGTTTTTCGATGAGATGGGCATTAGGGGTAATGCGTATATATACACTGCGGTGGTTCGGTGTTTGTGCGAGTTGAAGCGGTTTGATAGAGCGAAGGAGATGGTACAGTGGTTATGGGTCGAAGGGTGTAACGGTTGTGAGGTGAATATTGTTATGTATAATGTGTTGATTCACGGGCTTTGTAAGGGTCGACGGGTGGACGATGCGATGGAGGTAATGAAAGGGTTGGGTTTAAAGGGGTTGAAAGCGGATGTGGTGACGTATTGTAGTTTAGTTATGGGTTATTGTAAGTTACAGCGGTTTGAAACCGCTAGAACGTTAGTGGATGAAATGGTGGAGATGGGATTTGTTCCGAGTGAGGCGGTGGTTTCGGGAGTCGTCGATGGGTTGAGACGAAATGGAGATGGTATTAGTGCTTACGGTTTGATACAAGATTTGGAGCGCGTCGAAGTGGTGCCGAATTTGTTTGTGTATAATGCGTTAATTAATTCGTTATGCAAAGAGGGAAATGTGGTTGAAGCGGATAATCTTTTTAGAAACATGGGTGCCAAAGGTTTAGCCCCTAATGATATTACTTACTCGATAATCATTGATTCGTTATGCAAAAGAGGTCAGCTTGATCGTGCGTGTGCTTTGCTTAGTGAAATGAATAAGTCCGGAATTCAAACGTCTGTTTATTCATACAATTCTTTAATAAACGGATACTGTAAGTCGGGTAAACTTACGATTGCAGAATCTCTTTTCGAAGACATGGTTTACGAAGGTTTGAATCCGACAGTCGTAACATATACATGTTTAATAGACGGGTATTGTAAACATAGAGATGTGTACAACGCGTTGAGGCTTTATCATGAAATGACTAGAAAAAAGATTTTTCCAAACACGTATACGTTTACTTCATTGATTTCCGGTCTTTGTATAGCAAACATGATATCACAAGCAAGTGATTTATTTCAAGAAATGGTGAATAAAAACGTTACGCCTAACGAGATAACGTACAATGTTATGATCGAGGGGTATTGTCGAGAGGGCAACATGGTAAAAGCGTTTGAGTTGCTTGACGACATGGTGGAAAAGAGTCTTAAACCCGACACGTATACTTTCAGATCTATAATTACCGGTCTTTGTTCGATTAACAAGGTTTCCGAAGCTAAAGAATTTGTAAGTAAACTTAACAAGCAAGATTATAAGCTAAACGAGATGTGTTATAGCGCTCTCTTGCAAGGTTACTGTCGGTCCGGACGGCTTGACGATGCAATTACGGCTTGCGATGAGATGGCGATGAACGAGATTGACATGGACGTCGTTTGTTATTCCGTGATTATAAACGGAACCGTCAAACAAGGCGACGTTGCTAAAATTGTTTATTTTTTGAAAGAAATGCACGATCGAGGATTGAAACCGGATACTGTATTATATACAAGCTTAATCGATGCTTTTGGAAAAGTCGGAGATCGTGAGAAGGCAATGGGGTATTGGGATATTATGATTAGTGAAAAATGCCACCCTAATGTGGTAACATACACCGTGATCATAAATTGTTTATGTAAATTCGGATTAGTAGATAAAGccgagattttatgcaaggaaatgCTTGTTAACGGCATTATTCCAAATCACGTGACATACGGCTGCTTTCTCGACTGCCTTACTAATTTAGGGCATATTCAAAAAGCGGTAGCCCTTCACAATGTCATGATTGAAGGGTGTTTGGCAAACACCGTAACGTACAACATTTTGATCCGGGGGTTTTGCAAAATGGGTCGAATTCAAGAAGCTGTCGAGGTCTTGTTTGAGATGAATAATAACGGTATTATATCACCGGATCATGTGAGTTATTCGACTATTATCTATGAATATTGTAGAACTGGTGAGCTACAAGAAGCAATAAAGCTATGGGGTTCCATGATTGATAAGGGTTTGAAACCGGATATAGTTGCGtataatattataatacatgGTTGTTGTGTCGCTGGTGAGTTGACCAGAGCTATTGACTTTCGGGATGATATGATAAAAAGAGGGATGAAGCCGAATACGGCTGTTGTCGTCTCGTAG